In Bacteriovorax stolpii, a single genomic region encodes these proteins:
- a CDS encoding PP2C family protein-serine/threonine phosphatase — translation MKYKFVVAISVLLLLTMGFYLSYALNIFKEDKAADVYSIALTNSISVAERTKLLINEDTNLLNSLKDSESGDDIGQKMQTMASTHDEILGVECLVNNENYLSAKNNKKLAELTGNDEEKILDQAHGAFEWMKSIPTGATRVEMAAVTGFPSHFTIIKALEQNLKCALHISYEKLMPLMNETLNYGTYILTGSGKVFFKLNNINVPKDLKKIVTDQAVVDIEQGVKKFDDNGVAVIRAFSKVPGLELISITEIEESKAFLASSLLIQKSLFFGILILSVAVIVGILFTKRMTKNVQTLFEATTQMSQGNFDVNPSAEGNDEIGALTDSFIDMKDKILMFMDEMKEKARIESELKVAQLVQNSFFPKHAMVKSTFSFDGRYMPASECSGDWWGYFEQGPIVTMIVCDATGHGVPAALITAAAHSCISTLRIDSEKTYISPKVVLEKLNKVVCSMNSEILMTAFVLEINEEKGEIKYSNASHMNPFLIHKINDEYTKEGVDPLIGNNGARVGEKITSSYEETSMPITKGDRIVMFSDGLTEMEVEGKAWGQRNFLKSVLKGCHREASGLLNAILEDFGEHRKNAPLQDDITLITVSFEGQRVIIEDKNAKTDDSLYVISKLTNQENLEFLTGNKINHLIGHNTLDLKREIRLVEVLESKKEFYLPDYIDDSYKKQSWNLVSNFKIPAVLKEMGQKFNDDFTEAIKADVLKLVAEELLSNAFYHSNGDQAERGKEILLTPDREVEFLFAVSNENVIVSVKGPTGFSSREKLINSICRAYKEKAPLDGSGGAGLGLYMVYEKSNQFWVINGGPNAGQIICVFEKFNRYKKAKERVTSFHYMAKEIRS, via the coding sequence TTGAAATACAAATTCGTTGTGGCGATCTCAGTATTGCTACTGTTGACGATGGGATTTTATCTTTCCTATGCTTTAAACATTTTTAAAGAAGATAAGGCCGCTGATGTTTATTCAATCGCACTTACTAATTCCATTTCCGTAGCAGAAAGAACAAAACTTTTAATCAATGAAGACACCAATCTTTTAAACTCACTTAAAGACAGTGAGAGTGGTGATGATATTGGGCAGAAGATGCAGACCATGGCCTCAACTCACGATGAAATCCTGGGTGTCGAGTGTCTGGTGAATAATGAAAACTATCTAAGCGCTAAAAACAATAAAAAACTGGCAGAGCTAACGGGCAATGATGAGGAAAAAATTCTTGATCAGGCCCACGGTGCTTTTGAGTGGATGAAATCCATTCCAACAGGAGCAACCAGAGTGGAGATGGCCGCAGTAACGGGTTTTCCTTCACACTTCACTATCATTAAAGCATTGGAGCAAAACTTAAAGTGTGCTCTACATATTTCCTATGAAAAGTTGATGCCTCTCATGAACGAAACACTTAACTATGGGACTTATATCCTGACAGGAAGTGGAAAGGTTTTCTTTAAACTCAACAATATTAATGTTCCAAAAGATTTAAAAAAAATTGTCACTGACCAGGCAGTGGTTGATATCGAGCAAGGGGTAAAGAAATTTGATGATAACGGAGTTGCTGTTATCAGGGCCTTCTCGAAGGTCCCGGGGCTGGAGCTTATTTCAATCACCGAGATTGAAGAGAGTAAAGCTTTTCTTGCTTCGAGTTTATTGATTCAAAAATCCCTCTTCTTTGGAATCCTGATTCTGTCGGTTGCTGTGATTGTCGGTATTCTTTTTACCAAGAGAATGACTAAAAATGTGCAGACTCTTTTTGAAGCGACAACTCAAATGTCGCAAGGGAATTTCGATGTAAATCCTTCTGCTGAAGGAAATGACGAGATCGGCGCCCTGACAGACTCATTTATCGACATGAAAGATAAGATTCTTATGTTCATGGATGAGATGAAAGAGAAGGCGAGAATTGAAAGTGAGTTAAAAGTAGCTCAACTAGTTCAGAATTCTTTTTTTCCAAAGCACGCTATGGTGAAGTCGACTTTCAGTTTTGATGGAAGGTATATGCCAGCTTCAGAGTGTAGCGGTGACTGGTGGGGGTATTTTGAGCAAGGGCCGATTGTGACTATGATCGTCTGTGATGCCACTGGGCATGGAGTTCCTGCGGCCTTGATTACCGCGGCAGCTCACAGTTGCATTTCTACACTTAGAATTGATTCAGAAAAAACTTATATCTCTCCAAAAGTTGTTTTGGAGAAACTCAATAAAGTTGTTTGTTCAATGAATTCAGAAATCCTAATGACAGCTTTTGTCCTGGAAATTAATGAAGAGAAAGGTGAAATTAAATATTCAAATGCCTCTCATATGAATCCTTTCTTGATTCATAAAATCAATGATGAGTACACCAAGGAAGGCGTTGATCCACTCATTGGAAATAATGGGGCGAGAGTTGGTGAGAAGATCACATCGTCTTATGAAGAAACATCAATGCCAATTACTAAAGGTGACCGTATTGTAATGTTCTCAGATGGCTTAACAGAGATGGAAGTTGAAGGGAAGGCCTGGGGACAGAGAAATTTCTTAAAAAGTGTTCTTAAGGGATGCCATCGTGAAGCCAGTGGTCTTCTGAACGCTATCTTGGAAGATTTTGGAGAGCATAGAAAGAATGCCCCATTACAAGATGACATCACGCTTATCACGGTGAGTTTTGAAGGCCAGCGCGTGATTATTGAAGACAAGAATGCGAAGACCGATGACTCTTTATATGTCATTTCTAAATTAACGAATCAGGAAAACCTGGAGTTTCTAACTGGCAATAAGATTAACCATCTTATTGGACATAATACGCTGGATTTGAAGCGTGAGATTCGTTTGGTGGAAGTGCTGGAGTCCAAAAAAGAATTCTATCTTCCAGACTATATAGATGATAGCTATAAAAAGCAGAGCTGGAATCTTGTGAGCAATTTTAAAATCCCGGCCGTTTTAAAGGAAATGGGCCAGAAGTTTAACGATGATTTTACTGAAGCAATTAAGGCCGATGTTTTAAAACTCGTGGCCGAAGAGCTTTTATCTAATGCCTTTTATCATTCAAACGGCGACCAGGCGGAAAGAGGAAAAGAAATTCTTCTAACTCCGGATAGAGAAGTGGAATTCTTGTTTGCAGTTAGTAATGAAAACGTCATCGTTTCAGTCAAAGGGCCAACCGGCTTTTCTTCGAGAGAAAAATTAATCAATAGTATTTGCCGAGCCTATAAGGAAAAAGCCCCATTGGATGGTAGTGGAGGGGCCGGGCTTGGGCTTTATATGGTCTATGAAAAGAGTAACCAGTTCTGGGTGATCAACGGTGGGCCAAATGCCGGGCAAATTATCTGTGTTTTTGAAAAATTTAATCGTTATAAAAAGGCCAAAGAACGAGTGACATCGTTTCATTATATGGCCAAGGAGATCCGATCATGA
- a CDS encoding hybrid sensor histidine kinase/response regulator: MDAFEYLDDLFEPVVVTELDGSIAYYNASFLSFFKTTPRLMQKQKNLLEYLGIIIPDFKEFFARVTSEGQAITPELNFFFEGQMNTLIVKGAKKELDYVLFVFKDVTVEKQLNDKYRAQMEELKNTYAQVLQFDKLKVIGEMTANISHEINNPLTVAVGNAELISFCLETADLNNQKDNIEKYNNNVNHSLERINKIISNMKEFLHKSEDKKEYSDAKEIIEKSIAFTAPSLKDTAIKVNLNIQGPAPILLVNRIKVEQVFVNLIQNAIDSLKESNVKDPAVSIELTTEKSGNFIRIDVKDNGAGITDENREKIFNAFFTTKDIGKGTGLGLSISQQIIQSHQGKLDLINSDKGAHFRITLPAIGIAGLVNGNWEKLINEGDKVVRVLVVDNEINILNLCMNFLSESRYAFLGASSATEALREVERTPVHIIITDFKMPEMDGESFIRELRKRNIEVPVLFMTSKDFVEKYKKMKDELDLKGIILKPFTREELVGAIGAIVDE, from the coding sequence ATGGATGCTTTTGAGTACCTAGACGATTTATTTGAGCCGGTAGTGGTGACGGAGCTTGATGGCTCTATTGCTTATTACAACGCCAGTTTTTTGTCTTTTTTTAAGACGACACCAAGGCTTATGCAGAAGCAGAAAAACCTGCTGGAGTATCTAGGAATCATTATTCCGGACTTCAAAGAATTTTTTGCAAGAGTTACTTCAGAGGGGCAGGCGATCACTCCGGAGTTAAATTTCTTCTTTGAAGGTCAGATGAATACCCTGATTGTCAAAGGAGCTAAAAAGGAACTCGATTATGTCTTATTTGTTTTTAAAGATGTAACAGTTGAAAAGCAGCTTAACGATAAGTACCGCGCACAAATGGAAGAGTTAAAGAATACTTACGCTCAAGTACTTCAATTTGATAAACTTAAGGTTATTGGGGAAATGACAGCGAATATTTCTCATGAAATTAATAACCCACTTACGGTCGCAGTGGGGAACGCTGAACTAATTTCTTTTTGCCTGGAAACAGCTGACCTGAATAATCAAAAAGATAATATTGAAAAATACAACAATAATGTCAATCATTCGCTGGAGAGAATCAATAAAATCATCTCTAATATGAAAGAGTTCTTACACAAGAGTGAAGATAAAAAAGAATACAGTGATGCTAAAGAGATCATTGAAAAATCAATTGCCTTTACAGCTCCTTCATTAAAAGACACGGCCATCAAGGTCAATTTAAATATTCAGGGACCAGCACCAATTCTTTTAGTTAATAGAATTAAAGTTGAACAAGTTTTTGTTAATTTGATTCAAAATGCCATTGATTCTTTAAAAGAATCCAACGTAAAGGACCCGGCCGTATCCATTGAGTTGACAACAGAGAAGAGTGGAAACTTTATTCGCATTGATGTGAAAGACAATGGAGCTGGCATCACAGACGAAAACCGCGAAAAGATCTTTAATGCTTTTTTTACGACTAAAGATATTGGAAAAGGGACAGGACTTGGGTTGTCTATTTCCCAGCAGATTATTCAGTCTCATCAAGGGAAATTAGACCTGATTAATTCTGATAAAGGGGCCCATTTCAGGATCACTCTTCCGGCCATTGGTATTGCCGGCTTAGTTAATGGAAATTGGGAAAAACTGATCAACGAAGGGGATAAGGTTGTCCGTGTTTTAGTTGTTGATAACGAAATTAACATTTTGAACCTGTGTATGAATTTTCTGTCCGAGAGTCGTTATGCTTTCTTGGGGGCTTCAAGTGCAACTGAAGCTTTAAGAGAAGTAGAACGTACACCCGTGCATATTATTATCACTGATTTTAAAATGCCGGAAATGGATGGTGAGAGTTTTATCAGGGAGCTTCGAAAACGCAATATCGAAGTACCTGTTCTATTTATGACATCGAAAGACTTTGTTGAAAAATACAAGAAAATGAAAGATGAACTGGATTTAAAAGGGATCATCCTGAAACCATTTACCAGAGAAGAATTGGTTGGGGCCATTGGTGCAATTGTAGATGAGTAA
- a CDS encoding response regulator: MSNAKRKYAILVVDDDPKIRELVQAFFTLRSEEVTCVTAADVQQAGLKLSNQDFDMILIDNIMPVKTGIDYALFLRRSIKYARTPIILMSGALSQEDVFKAIEGGIKDILVKPFTLKQLSEKITPYIKKALMSDPG, encoded by the coding sequence ATGAGTAATGCAAAAAGAAAATATGCTATTTTAGTGGTCGATGACGACCCAAAAATCAGAGAGCTGGTTCAGGCCTTCTTTACTTTAAGAAGTGAAGAGGTGACGTGTGTGACGGCCGCAGATGTTCAGCAGGCGGGGCTGAAGCTTTCCAATCAAGATTTCGATATGATTCTAATCGATAATATTATGCCCGTGAAAACAGGGATTGATTATGCTCTTTTTCTTCGCCGTTCTATTAAGTATGCGCGCACTCCGATTATTCTGATGTCCGGGGCCTTGTCTCAAGAGGATGTTTTTAAGGCGATTGAAGGCGGGATTAAAGATATTCTGGTGAAGCCATTTACTCTAAAGCAGTTGAGCGAAAAAATCACACCATATATTAAAAAAGCTCTAATGAGCGATCCAGGATAA
- a CDS encoding vitamin K epoxide reductase family protein: MTKRSVYNSSMNTTIALFVLSALMIGFSIYLTGHYFELKFPTGLESGSLCNLNSYFNCDKTTLSPMSNIAGVPISVFGIVVGALVMLGLFIKNEAYEKTMYFALMINMLGCVVLFFYSLFALGGLCPFCSLYYVVSGIALWMFYKNSEDYKPNFAVLGGFAAVILVAAFITKSTVDKKTENISAVANDLIRQYYALPKLGEPNPPSEYKIATAENAPIQMQIFSDFECPACKALSEVMPQLLLRYGGKINIQYFFYPLDHNCNPSMERPLHQQACRAAYFATCMPAEKFGTLHDEIFHNQERLPDFLDDAIKKNNVAKCVADPATKAKVVSIINAATPFNIRSTPTFLLNGVKIEGVLPPDQLFAIMDEIIKRGGK; this comes from the coding sequence ATGACAAAAAGATCTGTGTACAATAGCTCGATGAATACGACCATCGCTCTATTTGTACTGAGCGCTCTCATGATCGGTTTTTCAATCTACTTAACCGGCCACTACTTTGAACTTAAATTCCCAACTGGTTTAGAATCAGGCTCACTATGTAACCTGAATAGTTATTTTAACTGTGACAAAACAACTCTTTCACCAATGTCGAACATTGCAGGTGTTCCAATCTCTGTTTTTGGGATCGTGGTGGGAGCTCTCGTTATGCTTGGGCTTTTCATTAAAAATGAAGCTTACGAAAAAACAATGTACTTCGCCCTGATGATTAACATGCTTGGGTGCGTGGTTCTCTTTTTCTACTCGCTTTTTGCCCTTGGCGGTCTTTGTCCTTTCTGCTCTCTATATTACGTCGTTTCAGGTATTGCTCTTTGGATGTTTTATAAAAACAGTGAAGACTACAAACCAAACTTTGCTGTTCTTGGCGGTTTTGCTGCTGTTATCCTGGTTGCGGCCTTCATTACAAAATCAACTGTAGATAAAAAAACTGAAAATATTTCTGCTGTTGCCAACGACCTGATCAGACAGTACTACGCACTTCCAAAACTGGGTGAACCTAACCCACCGTCGGAATACAAGATCGCGACTGCTGAAAATGCTCCGATTCAAATGCAAATTTTCTCTGACTTCGAATGCCCTGCTTGTAAAGCGCTTTCTGAAGTCATGCCTCAACTGCTTCTTCGTTACGGCGGGAAAATCAATATCCAGTATTTTTTCTACCCACTAGATCACAACTGTAACCCGTCAATGGAAAGACCGCTTCACCAACAAGCTTGTCGTGCAGCTTATTTCGCAACTTGTATGCCGGCCGAAAAGTTTGGCACTCTTCACGATGAAATCTTCCACAATCAGGAAAGACTTCCTGACTTCCTGGACGACGCTATCAAGAAAAACAATGTCGCAAAATGTGTTGCCGATCCAGCAACAAAAGCAAAAGTTGTCAGCATCATCAATGCAGCTACTCCATTCAACATCAGATCAACTCCGACGTTTCTTCTAAACGGAGTTAAAATCGAAGGTGTTCTTCCTCCTGATCAGCTTTTTGCAATCATGGATGAAATCATCAAACGTGGTGGGAAATAA
- a CDS encoding polyphenol oxidase family protein, with translation MNEAITYETPLLRGRFIVFNERPDLDFLKVKQTHSDIVLSEGQCGPEQIGDGIVGDSTTPKAILTADCVPLVLIGKDQHVVIHAGWRGLAQNILTNKLIKEINPIFAFIGPHIRQGNYEVQKDFLANFPLHQEAFKTINGKIYFDLSFVSEAQLKSAYPGMVVEDCGLCTFADPKFHSYRRNQTASRNWNIYFPE, from the coding sequence ATGAACGAAGCCATCACTTATGAAACTCCCCTTTTAAGAGGACGCTTCATTGTGTTTAACGAAAGGCCTGACCTGGACTTCTTGAAAGTTAAGCAGACTCATTCGGATATCGTGCTTTCTGAAGGGCAATGTGGCCCGGAACAAATTGGCGACGGAATCGTCGGTGACAGTACAACCCCTAAAGCAATTTTAACTGCCGACTGTGTACCTCTTGTTCTAATTGGCAAAGACCAGCACGTTGTCATCCATGCCGGCTGGAGAGGACTGGCACAGAATATTTTAACCAATAAACTGATTAAAGAAATCAACCCAATCTTTGCTTTTATCGGACCTCACATCCGCCAGGGCAATTACGAAGTTCAAAAGGATTTCCTGGCAAATTTCCCTCTTCACCAGGAAGCTTTTAAGACAATCAATGGAAAGATTTATTTTGATCTTTCTTTTGTCTCAGAGGCGCAACTAAAAAGCGCTTACCCCGGTATGGTAGTAGAAGATTGTGGTCTTTGCACTTTTGCCGACCCTAAATTTCACAGTTACAGAAGAAATCAAACAGCAAGTCGAAACTGGAATATTTATTTTCCTGAATAA
- a CDS encoding RluA family pseudouridine synthase, whose protein sequence is MNDLEKDQIDSSAEDSEQFLTFTITNEDRETYKRFDQYLAEKVEGYSRTFLKNLFLKDQITLSEDSPVQAKIELKKMPPAGAIVQVEVPPLLPSTALPENIPLEILYEDEHLVFVNKPAGLVTHPAPGNYTGTLVNAILYHCKDIQGIGDQKRPGIVHRLDKGTSGVMVIAKTQACHEGLVLLFSTHDIERYYEALVMRYKCQSYGTIESNIGRDPNNRLKMKTGTTRGKPAITNYKVLELFDKHVHMEFKLETGRTHQIRVHTSEILRMPIIGDSTYGSPNEQMMKLGADYKEIIDGYPYPFLHAKVLGLVHPITKEKLRFEVPPPPLFQKVLEYSKKKNEDAAQ, encoded by the coding sequence ATGAATGACTTAGAAAAAGATCAAATCGATTCATCAGCAGAAGACTCAGAACAATTTTTAACTTTCACGATTACGAATGAAGATAGGGAAACCTATAAGCGCTTTGATCAGTATTTAGCTGAAAAAGTCGAAGGCTATTCCCGTACTTTTTTAAAAAATCTTTTTTTAAAAGACCAAATCACTCTCAGTGAAGATTCTCCGGTTCAGGCAAAAATCGAATTAAAGAAAATGCCTCCGGCCGGTGCTATTGTTCAGGTTGAAGTTCCACCGCTATTGCCTTCAACGGCACTTCCGGAAAACATTCCGCTGGAAATCCTTTATGAAGACGAGCACCTGGTGTTTGTTAATAAACCAGCGGGACTTGTCACTCACCCCGCTCCAGGAAATTACACTGGAACATTAGTCAACGCTATTCTTTATCACTGCAAAGACATTCAAGGTATCGGCGATCAAAAGCGCCCGGGAATTGTCCACCGCCTGGATAAAGGAACAAGCGGAGTCATGGTTATTGCTAAAACGCAGGCCTGCCACGAAGGTCTGGTTCTGCTTTTCTCTACTCATGATATTGAGCGATACTATGAAGCATTGGTTATGAGATACAAGTGCCAATCTTACGGCACTATTGAAAGCAATATCGGCCGCGATCCAAACAACCGCTTAAAAATGAAAACCGGAACCACTCGTGGAAAACCGGCAATCACTAACTATAAAGTCTTGGAGCTCTTTGATAAACATGTTCACATGGAATTCAAACTTGAGACCGGACGCACGCATCAGATCCGCGTGCACACTTCTGAAATTCTGCGCATGCCGATTATCGGCGATTCAACTTATGGATCACCAAATGAGCAGATGATGAAGCTGGGAGCAGATTACAAGGAAATCATTGACGGTTACCCTTACCCATTCCTGCACGCCAAAGTCCTGGGACTGGTTCATCCAATAACCAAAGAAAAACTTCGTTTTGAAGTTCCACCTCCACCACTTTTCCAAAAAGTGCTGGAGTACTCGAAAAAGAAAAACGAGGACGCCGCTCAATGA
- a CDS encoding helix-turn-helix domain-containing protein, with translation MNNPTSDLKNYYEVLEIPANARSEEIYHSYQRAKAAYSSDSIALYSLMSPEECRNVLEMVEEAYSILSDPTKRKRYDEARGLNRDFSSLSYNSLSDRVAPLRIEREVMPTHQVSSASSVLPSADFTLNSQSTGSDSASSTATNVNKLVTQKRFALDYVINADFEKEIEEATEFTGDFLRKIREYKNLDLDRLSDMTKVSRLYLQGIEMEDFGKLPAPVYVRGFVFQYAKCLKLKPEVVANSYVARMKKLKP, from the coding sequence ATGAATAATCCGACGTCTGATTTAAAAAATTATTATGAAGTTTTAGAAATCCCGGCCAATGCCCGTTCGGAAGAAATCTATCACAGCTACCAGAGAGCAAAAGCAGCTTATTCTTCGGACTCAATTGCTCTTTACTCGCTGATGAGCCCGGAAGAATGCAGAAACGTCCTGGAAATGGTGGAAGAGGCTTATTCAATTCTTTCTGACCCTACAAAAAGAAAACGTTACGATGAAGCCCGTGGACTTAACCGCGACTTCAGCTCACTTAGCTACAATTCTCTTTCAGACCGCGTGGCCCCTTTAAGAATTGAACGTGAAGTGATGCCGACTCATCAGGTGAGTAGTGCCTCTTCTGTGCTTCCAAGTGCAGATTTTACCCTGAACTCGCAATCAACTGGTTCAGACAGCGCTTCATCTACGGCAACTAACGTAAATAAACTTGTGACTCAAAAAAGATTTGCTCTTGATTACGTGATCAATGCTGACTTTGAAAAAGAAATCGAAGAAGCGACTGAGTTCACGGGAGATTTCCTGCGCAAGATCCGCGAATATAAAAATCTTGACCTTGACCGCTTAAGCGATATGACTAAAGTTTCTCGTCTCTACCTTCAAGGAATTGAGATGGAAGATTTTGGAAAACTTCCCGCACCTGTTTATGTTCGTGGGTTTGTTTTCCAATACGCAAAATGCTTAAAGCTAAAACCAGAAGTCGTTGCTAACTCTTATGTAGCAAGGATGAAAAAACTGAAACCATAA
- a CDS encoding P-loop NTPase, producing the protein MFNNNDQSSLSSEFQTHLSPQGQQKIWAIGGGKGGVGKSLVTANLAICLALMGHKVAAIDLDLGGANLHTCLGVPIPEKTLSDYLSKKVRTLTELLTPTAINNLFIISGAQDDLGIANLKQMHKAKLLAQFSELPVDYVLLDLGAGTTFNTIDFFISADQGIITTLPEPTSIENSYRFIKTVYHRKLKMAEELLEIGPLIDQAMNAKLSQNSTPADLINRVIEINPVVGQKLRSEINRLQPKLIINQVRTQSDIDIGFSMKLISKKYFGINLDYVGYLDYDATVWQSVKKRKPLLMEFPNSTLVNNFDRIIHRLLNIN; encoded by the coding sequence GTGTTTAATAATAACGACCAAAGTAGTCTAAGTAGCGAATTTCAAACACATTTGTCGCCCCAAGGGCAACAAAAAATCTGGGCCATCGGTGGTGGTAAAGGTGGGGTTGGAAAGAGCCTTGTGACGGCCAATTTAGCGATCTGCTTGGCCCTGATGGGACATAAAGTAGCTGCTATTGATTTGGACTTAGGGGGAGCGAATCTCCACACTTGCTTGGGCGTGCCTATTCCAGAAAAGACACTTTCTGACTATCTTTCTAAAAAAGTCAGGACCTTAACTGAACTTTTAACCCCTACAGCGATCAATAACCTCTTCATTATTTCTGGTGCTCAGGATGATTTGGGAATCGCCAACCTAAAACAAATGCATAAAGCGAAACTTCTGGCCCAATTCAGCGAACTGCCTGTGGATTACGTTTTATTAGACCTTGGTGCGGGGACAACTTTTAACACAATCGACTTCTTTATCTCGGCCGATCAGGGAATCATTACCACTCTTCCTGAGCCGACATCAATTGAGAACTCATACCGTTTCATCAAAACGGTTTACCATAGAAAGTTAAAGATGGCCGAAGAGCTACTGGAAATCGGGCCACTGATTGACCAGGCAATGAACGCAAAACTTTCTCAAAACTCTACACCTGCTGATTTAATTAACCGTGTGATTGAAATCAATCCGGTTGTCGGTCAGAAGCTTCGCTCGGAGATCAATCGTCTTCAACCAAAGCTGATCATTAACCAGGTAAGAACTCAGTCTGATATTGATATCGGTTTCTCGATGAAGCTGATTAGTAAAAAATATTTCGGTATCAACTTAGATTATGTTGGTTACCTTGATTACGATGCGACAGTTTGGCAGAGTGTGAAGAAGAGAAAACCTCTTCTGATGGAGTTCCCTAACTCTACTCTGGTTAATAACTTTGACCGTATCATTCATCGTTTATTAAACATTAATTAA
- a CDS encoding diacylglycerol/polyprenol kinase family protein, protein MGQVNMSQFRITSPLRLRTDLHLTRKIWHISTGLAGLVAYKKSGISVDNVAYILLAFAVAAFLFEFLRLRNPKVNQVAMLLMKPVMRESERNSVSGLPFYALGVSLALFFFPERIAILAILFLIFADPIASFFGILYGRDKILPNKSLQGTIAAFSVCYLATIVYGLIYVGPSTHLLVFAILAGIIGAISEMCSQFVDDNLCIPVVSGLGLYLVNFIVPLF, encoded by the coding sequence ATGGGTCAAGTGAATATGTCACAATTTAGAATCACATCGCCACTGCGTTTAAGAACTGATCTGCACTTAACTCGCAAAATTTGGCACATCTCTACAGGACTTGCAGGTCTAGTTGCGTATAAGAAATCAGGCATTTCTGTAGATAATGTTGCTTACATTCTCTTGGCCTTTGCCGTTGCTGCTTTCTTGTTCGAGTTTTTGCGTTTAAGAAATCCAAAGGTGAACCAAGTGGCCATGCTTCTTATGAAGCCAGTAATGAGGGAATCGGAGAGGAACTCAGTAAGTGGGTTACCTTTTTATGCTCTAGGTGTCTCTCTTGCGCTTTTCTTCTTCCCTGAACGCATTGCTATTCTTGCTATCTTATTCTTAATCTTTGCTGATCCAATCGCTTCATTCTTTGGAATCCTTTACGGAAGAGACAAGATCCTTCCAAATAAGTCACTTCAAGGAACGATTGCAGCTTTCTCAGTTTGTTACTTAGCAACTATCGTGTACGGATTGATTTATGTCGGGCCAAGCACACACCTTTTAGTGTTTGCTATCTTGGCCGGAATCATCGGTGCGATTTCTGAGATGTGTTCTCAATTTGTCGATGACAACCTATGTATTCCAGTTGTGTCTGGACTAGGTCTTTACCTGGTGAACTTCATCGTTCCCCTGTTCTAA
- a CDS encoding LON peptidase substrate-binding domain-containing protein: MKHSFPTLYLFNNVFFPQTVIPLTVNDGISKDVLLECYEQGQHLAFYHPSLRANKIGTVGRILLLEHNDDKSMTVLVQGLARVKLLIQEQHLPFPIFQVEDYFDVQDQAVILDDSVGRLHVILENWLNRHITSTKERERFLKEMNSPTRLINNLCLLVLKDVELKEIFLTSVSLSERIRMMDALLRGKAPEIEDTAMSEAIKNFERLEPDTDIKNAI; the protein is encoded by the coding sequence ATGAAGCACTCTTTCCCAACTCTCTATTTATTCAACAACGTCTTCTTCCCACAGACGGTGATTCCGCTGACGGTGAACGACGGAATTTCCAAGGATGTTCTCCTGGAGTGTTATGAGCAAGGTCAACACCTGGCCTTCTATCACCCAAGTCTGCGAGCTAATAAGATTGGAACAGTTGGACGCATTTTGCTTTTAGAGCACAATGACGACAAAAGCATGACCGTGTTGGTGCAAGGGCTCGCGCGAGTGAAGCTTCTCATTCAAGAACAGCATCTTCCCTTTCCTATTTTTCAAGTCGAAGATTATTTCGATGTTCAAGACCAGGCCGTCATTCTCGACGATTCAGTTGGACGCCTGCATGTGATTTTAGAAAACTGGCTCAACCGCCACATCACCAGCACCAAAGAGCGCGAGCGCTTTTTAAAAGAAATGAACTCGCCCACCAGGCTCATCAACAACCTTTGTCTCTTGGTTTTAAAAGATGTGGAGCTTAAAGAAATCTTCCTGACGAGTGTTTCACTCTCTGAGCGCATTCGCATGATGGATGCTCTTCTTCGTGGAAAAGCCCCGGAGATAGAAGACACGGCCATGAGCGAGGCGATCAAAAACTTTGAACGCCTCGAACCTGATACCGATATTAAAAATGCTATTTAA